ATCGGAGGCATGAACGATGTTGCCCTGATCGATCAAGCGGATGCCGGTGCGGCCGGCGAGTGGCGAGACGATCGTTGTATACCCGAGCTGCACGCGTGCATTGTCGATCACCGCCTGGTCACGCGCGATCGCAGCTTGATACTGCGCGACCAGCGCCTCCTGGGTATCGACGCTCTGGCGGGTGGCGAACTCCTTGATCACGAGCTTGCTGTAACGCTCCAGATCAAGCCTGGCATTGGCGAGCAGCGCTTCGTCGCGCGCCTTGTCGGCCTCGGCTTGATGCAGTTGTGCCTCATAAGGGCGCGGATCAATTTGCGCTATCAGGTCGCCGACCTGCACGTCCTGGCCTTCGCGAAACGCGATCTTTTGCACCTCGCCATCGACACGCACCTTCACCGTCACGGTGTTGTAGGCCTGGACCGTGCCGAGCCCGACGCGCGAAATCGCGAAGTCCTGATCCTTCACCACACCGGCCGTCACGGGCACGGGCCGCGCAGGCGCGGTATTGGCGGCTGACTTCACGACGCTGGACGGAATGCCTTCGCGCCACAGATAAGTGCCTGATAGCGCAACGGCGGCAGCAGACAGTCCCACAATCCAAAATTTAGGAATTGTCATCCTGTTGTCCTGTCATTTGCTATCCCGGGATAGGGCATTATTTATACGATGTATAACTTATACGACGTTAAAGCAAGCCCATTTGGCGCCGAGGAGCTCGGCTCACAGGATCTTGAAAACGACGTTGCGGAGGCAGCCGATCATGGGGAAGCGGTGACATGCGCGGCATTGGCGCGGTTCGGCACCGAATTGAGGGCCGCGCAAAGCCTCGCTCCGCGCAATCGCGCAGAAGGGTCCACTGCCTCAAAGCCGGGAGTGGCTACACCCCGCTCGACACCGAGTGCAAGGCATGGCCGGTCGGGCTTCCAGAACTAGTCCACTTTGAAAAGAAACGGACTGACCGTAACGAGCGGCCTTCCGTCGGTCGTTTGCTTCACGCTAAATTCTATTTCTTTCTCCGCGCTCGTATCCAAAACGGCAACAGACAGAATCGCAATGCAAGTGACTTCGCGCGCTGCTTTGTCCCTTGACTTCACGAGTATGGTGCCATCCAGGCTGTAGACGGCGCTTTTTCGCGCGGTCTGCAAGATCGCCGACTTTTCAGTTTCCGATTTCGCGGCATCCATCATTGCGTCGAGCGAACTCGAGTATTTGAGGGTAAAGGTCACCAGCTTATTGTTTTCATCGTTCGAGAATACCTTGAGTACCGAACTGCGAGCATCCGGAGCACGGCAGGCGTGCTCCGCCGCTTGGTCCGCTTCTCCTTCTCCGCAGCCGCTCAACAACAGCAGCAGAACGAAGCGTGCCAAAAGCGCCGGCGCTTCCCTAATAGGTCTCATTGAACTGCCTGCGTCCGTAGGTGCGGAGCACCGCGTCAAAACGCCGGGTCCACGTTACTTGAATTCGGCGGCATGAAGTTTCACGAAATCGCGCATGTTCATGGGTGCCTGGCCAGTCAGCTTTCGCACGGTATCCGTCATGCGGTCGTAACGCCCCTCCTTGTTCAACTCGGTCATGGCCGAGAGATGGCTGACGACGTGCTCAGGAAACCCCGCTCGCCGCAGGCCTTCGCTCCAGGCGGAGAGCGGGACGTCGCGATATTGGATCGACCTGCCGAGCGCTTCGGAGAAAGCACGCGCATGATCGTTCAAGTCGGCGGATTCCGGTCCCGTCAGATCGTAGATCTGGCCGATATGCGGCGCGGGATCGTCGAGGATGACGGCAACCGCGCGCGCCACGTCGACAGCCGAGATCGGCGAGGTCTTGCCGTCACCCATCGGCAGCGCCAGCGTGTCGGAGGCCCGCACGCCGCGGGCGGCGATCGTGAGAAAGAAGCCCTCGAGGAAGACCGTCGGCCGCACCGTGACGACCGGCAGGCCCGACCAAGCCAGGGCCTGCTCCGCCAGCCAATGCAGCTTGTGTTGCGGACTGTCGGTGGTCTCGTTGATGCTCATCTGCGAGACCGTCATCTGCGACATGTTCACGAAAGCCTCGACACCGTGGTGGCGGGCCACAGCGGCGACGTTAACGGTGGCCTCCAGGTAGGCCGCCGAGACCGACATTCCGAAATAGATGCGCCTGCAGCCTTCGATGGCGCGGTGCATTGCGGCGAGGTCCGTCAGGTCGCCCTGTACGACCTCGGCGCCGAGTTGCCGCAGAGCTTCGGCGCGGGCGTCCTCGCGCCGAACCAGGGCGCGTACCTTGTGGCCCTTGTCGATCAGGCATTCGGTGAGGCTACGGCCGATGCCGCCCACAGCGCCGGCTGCGCCGGTCACGAGAATTGGGTTATCGTGAAGATGTCTCGTCGTCATGTTGCTGACCCTTCGGTTGCGTCCAAAAGACGAACCGGCGTGATATCTCTGATGCTTGGGACTTGAATTCAGGTGCGGCGCGCATTGTACGGCGACCCGATCTTAGCGGATTGGCAATCCGGCCTGCCGCATGACGAAGCGCTGAATCCGCGGGACGACAATGATCAGCATCGGGACTATCACGAGGTAGCTCGTTGCCGCGGCCTTCAGCCAGCGCAGAGCAAAGTCGGGCTGAAACCCATAGTTCAAGGCGAGACCAACGAACGACATGCTGGACGACGTGATCAGGCCGGTGATCAGGGAAATCGACGGTCCCACCAGTTTCGGGGAAAGGGCCATTTGCTTGCTCCTGGGAGTAGGTCTATTATTTAGACATCGTATAACTTTTACAGTGTAAAAGCAACAGAGCCAATGCCAAGAACTGCCGATCCGGAACTGCCTCACAGAATCTTGAAGGCCGCAGACGCGCTGTGGCAGTCGGGCGGCGAGGAGGCCGTGACGATACGCGGCGTCGCGGCGGAAGCAGCTACCACGACGCCGACGGTCTATAGCTATTACGCCGACCGGGAGGCGTTGCTGATGGCGTTGCGCAAGCTTGCTTTCCAGCGCTTCTCTGCCCACTTGGCAAAATCGCGCGACTTCCACGACATGTGTGCACGACATCTCGAGTTCGGCACCAACCAACCCCGGGATTATGAACTGCTCTACGGGCGCGGCTGGATGGAGCGCGTCACAACGGGTGCGCAAGCCAGCGAGATCGAACGATACACCACCCATATCGTGCGCGCCGGTGTCGATGAAAGCAAAGCCGCGCACGTCGCTTATCCGATCATGATGATGCTGCACGGCGTGGTGATGCATCGGCTCTTGAACAAGAAGCCGGGGCCGCTTGGCCGAACGATTGCTGCAGCCTGTCTCGATGCCTGCATGACGCTGCTCGAAAGTGCGCGGCAGGGGAAATAGCAGTTGCGGCCTGGAACTGTGGAGACAGGATGGGCACGCCATGTCGCGTCCTGTGCCTTGCCCGTCCGCGGCATCAGGATTGTGCGCCTGCGAGTCCATGATGTCAGAGAACCCACGACGCTCCGATTCTCGACCGCCGAATGGCCGGCGCAGCACCGGCTCGCGATACGGCGCGAGGCGATCGGACGCCGCGTGCCTTCGCTCATGGTGATACCCAAGCGCGCCCCTACCGCTTTCGTATTGCGAGGATCACTGCGCGCGCTGATTTCAAAAACCTTTCGACCACAGGCGTGGTCGATCTGTGTTTCAACCGTTGGATTACGATCGGAAGCGTCTGCGAACATTCGAGCGGCAGCGCGTGCAATTGCCACCGGTCGGCGGCATGGTGATAGGCGTGTTCAGATATGACGGTTAAATATTTGCCCGTCGCCACAAGTTGCAGGCGTAGTTGCATCGAGTAGGTCGCGACCGCGGCATCCGGCACCGGCAGTCCTCGTTGCCTGAATTGATCTTCCAGGATGAGACGGGCAATGCTGTCAGTAGCAGCAAGAATCCACGTCTCTCCCGTCAAATCACTCCAGCTGACCTCGTTCCGCCGCGCAAGATGATGGGTCGAACTTGCTACGACCTTAAGTTTCTCCTCGAGCAGATGTTCGACAAACAATTCGCCGTCGATGTTTTCGTGCGGCCGCCGCCCTAGAAGAACGTCTACGCCGCGCTCCATGAGTGAATGGTACTCGGGCGCCGAGACGCGCATGCTGGTCTCAAAGACATGCACAGCAATGCCGGGATAGCGGGTTCGGAGATGCGTGATGATGTCAGCCATCAACCCTCCGGCGATGAAAGCCATGTCGGCGCCGACACGTACGACGCCTCGGCCACCATCGGTCAGGAACGCGATATCGCGCATACCGAGATCGAGTGTATCGAGCGCCTGGCGCCCGCGGGCGACTAAGGCTTCGCCAGCTGCGGTCAGCACCGCCCCGCGCGGACCGCGGTCAAGCAAACGAACGCCGGCGAACCGCTCAAGGTCGGCGATAGCCTGCGATACTGCGGGCTGCGTAACTGCCAAGAACGTGGCAGCTTTCGCCATACTACCAAGTTCGGCGACGATGGTGAGCGTGTAAAGGTCACGCAGCTTCAGTGACCGCCGAAGCCGAACCCTCGCGGCGTCTTCTCGCGTAGCCATAACCATTCCTTATATCGATATTTTAGCTTTGGCAATTCTGCGCGCTGGCTCTCCTGCTCATGTTTGACCCACTGATCGGTGATCCTTAGGACCGCCGACAAGTTTGCAATCGAGACATTTCGCTCCGTCACAGCACACGCGATCCAGGGTGTGTTGGCAGTGACTTTTGGTTTCCAAGGAGGACCTTGTCATGATTACTGTCGCAATCGTCTTTCACTCGGGCAACGGGCACACTCTCAAGCAGGCGAAAGCCGTTGCTGAAGGCGTACAGGGTGTCGATGGAGCTCGCGCCCAGCTCATTTCAGTCGAGAAGTTCGACGACCACTGGGGCGATCTCGAAAAGGCCGAAGCAATCATCTTCGGTGCGCCGACCTACATGGGCAGCGCTTCGGCCGAGTTCAAACGATTCATGGATGCTTCGAGCAAGGTTTGGTACGCCCAAGGTTGGAAGGACAAGATCGCTGCGGGCTTCACCAATTCGGCGAGCCAAAGCGGCGACAAACTCAACACGCTGCTCCAGTTCGTGATATTCGCCGGTCAGCACAGTATGACGTGGATCAACTCCGGCATGTTGCCGGGCAACAACAACTCCAAGGGAAGCATCGAGGATCTGAATCGCCTTGGCGGCTTCATCGGTGCCATGGCGCAGAGCAACTTCGACGAGCCGGCCGACGTCGCCCCTCCTGCGACCGACCTGCGCACGGCGGCCAAATTCGGCGCGCGGGTTGCGGAGGCGACAATACGCTGGACTGACGGCAGGAAGGCCCCCGCGGCACAATCAGCCGTCAGCAAGTTCGAAGCTGTCCACGCGACCTGAAGGAGGCCATCATGGCTCTCAAAGGCAAACCACGCGACATGAAGGAGTGGCGGCAAGTTCTCCTCGACCCGAATGTTCGATTTCCCGGCGAGTCGAGTGACTACCGGCGCGCGCGCAATGAGCTTCTGGAGGCGGAGGCAGAGCTTCGGCTTCTGAACGAGAAGGTCGCCGCCAAGCGGCGAGCACTCCCGGCGGGCGGCCTCATCAAGGAAGACTACGTCTTCGAATCTGCAGCCTACGGCAACAAGGTGAAGTTCTCGGAGTTGTTCGCACCGGGCAAGAACTCGCTGGTCATCTACAACATGATGTTCCCGCGCTGGCCGAAAGATCAACGAGCGGGCGCCGCAGAAGGCAAGACAGCGGAGCTGCCCCTTGTCGAGCAGCCTTGTCCGTCGTGCACCTCCGTGGTCGACGGACTCGAGGGCGCTGCCTTTCACCTCGCTGAGCGCACGAATCTTGTCGTGATCGCGAAGACAAGTCCCGACCGACTCGGCACCTACGCAAATGAGCGCGGGTGGCGCAACATTCGGCTGTTGTCCTCGCGCAACAATAGCTTCAATCGCGACTACCACGCAGAAACACCGGACGGCGTTCAGCTTGCGGTCTTGCACGTGTTTTCTCGCGACCACGACGGCATACGTCACCATTGGGCGAGCGAAGGGGTATTCAAGCGCGGCGACACCAGTCCGATCGATCCGATCTGGCCGATCTATGGAGTTCTGGATTTGACACGCGAGGGGCGTGGAGACAGCGCCGCCTATCCCAATCTGCAGTACTAGAAGGATGTTAAATCCGCGCGTTCGTGCGCCCGGCAATTGGACCGCCGCGGCGGGAGGAGAATCCGACCATGCCGTATCTGCATCTCGACCTGGCCAAAACCTATCCGTCGCAAACCAAGCGCGAACTCGCGGCTCGCCTGTGTCGTCTCTACGCGGACGTGATGCAGACGCAGTTGTGGCGTCCCAATGTGGGCATCGCGGAGCTTGGCGAGGATAACCTGTTCCATCTTGGCGCCGACGGTCTTGAACCGGTCACGATGGTGCTCGTCGAGACTCGGCGGGGCCGCTCGCCCGATCAACGTCTCGAACTCGGGCGGGGTATCGTCGACATCTGTAGCGAAGTACTGGGAGTTCCCAGGAAAACGGTACTCGTCGAATTCACCGCTCATAGCGGCGACGAGATGCTTCGTGATGGCGAGTGGACCAATGACTGGACTGCTGCCGAAGCATGCGCGGCGGGGCCAGCTTCGTCTTCGTAAGATTGCAGGCATCGACATGACACCAACGCCGAAGCACCACACCGTTCGCGTCAACGGGATCCGAATGCATTTCGCGGAGGCTGGGGAAGGCCCGCCCGTCGTCCTGCTCCACGGCTACCCCGAGACGTGGTACGCGTGGCGCAAGCAATGGCCCGATCTGGCCCGCGACTACCGCGTCATCATGCCGGATCTGCGCGGCTACGGCGACACCGACAAGCCCGACATCGGCTATGACAAGCGGACGATGGCGGAAGATATCCGGCAGTTTGTCGCACATCTCGGCTATCACCGGATCGCCCTCGTCGGCCATGATCGCGGCGCCCGGGTCGCGACGCGCTTCGCCAAGGATCATCGGGGCGTGGTCGATCGGCTGGCGGTACTGGACAACATCCCGACTCGCGTAGTCTTCAATGCGACAGACGCGAGGCTCGCCAGGCTTTACTGGTTCTTCCACTTCCAGCAGGTCCCGCATCTGCCCGAAGCGTTGATTCAGGGGCGCGAGGAAATCTTCCTTCGTCATTTCTACAGCACGTGGTGCTACGACCCTCGTGCCATCGAAGACGCCGCGGTCGCCGAGTATGTCCGCGCCTACTCCCAGCCTGGTGCCCTACGCGGAGCGTTCAACGACTATCGGGCGGGACCGGTCGATCTGGAGCAGGACATCGAGGACCAGGGCAGTCTGATCGATTGCCCGGTGTTGGCAATCTGGGGATCCGAGTTTGAACTCGTCGGCAAAGCCTTTGATGTATTGGAGGTTTGGAAGGGGTTGGCGCGCAATGTGCGCGGCGTCGCCATCCCCGAGTGCGGGCATCTCCCTCAGGAGGAACAGCCGGAACGCGTGAATCAGGAACTGCGCGACTTCCTTCGCGGATGGGGCGGGTGAAGCCATCGCGACTCGGCCATCACTTCCACGCGCCCGCCCGACGCGTCAAAGTCGGTCAGAAAGACTTGCGGCCGAAAGGCGTGCTCCAGCGAACGCTGATCGCCGCTGACCGCGCAAAAACGGCAGATTTTGGCGTGCCAGTTCTGTACGGCAAGTAGCGCGCCTCAAGGACGCGAACCGGCCCGAAGACGGCAACGGGTCATTCTCACCGATTTCAACGTGGCTTCGCGATGACCGCTTGTTCTGCGGAAGCGGACATCGCCGCGCGACCACGACGCGTCGGTTTTAGGCCAACACCAGACATTTGACTTCGGGATTTCTGATACCATGACGACCTATGTCCCGGCGCTTGAGCGCCGGTCACGCCTGGGGGGATGAATACATGGATAAAGATACCGCGTTGGTGTGCATCGTTGGCGCTGGTCCCGCTGGGCTAGTGCTCGCCCATATCCTTCACCAGTCGAACATCTCGTTCGTGATCCTGGAACGTGAGCAATCAGGCGAGCTGCGCAGCCGGACGAAAGCCGGACTGATTGAGCAACGCGCAGTCGCCGCACTCCGACCCTTCGGTCTTGCCGACACCATCACGGAGCGCGGAGGCCGCAATGGAATCTGCGAATTCCGTATTGATGGCGAAGTTATCGTCTGCGATTACGGAGCTCCCAGCGATGATGGTCAGGGGCACTACATCTACCCGCAGCAGGAGCTTGTCGGCGACTGGGCTGACGCGCTCGTCGCAAAAGGCGGTCAAATTCGCTTCGGAGTAAAGGTCGTCGATGTCGCGGAGAACGAGACCGATGTGGAGGTGCGGGCGGTTACGGCAGCGAACGATGAACCTTTCACAGTCCGGGCCGAAGCTGTCGTGGCCTGCGACGGCGCTGGAAGCGTGGTCGCGCGGGCGGCCGGGTTCGAGACGTTCGAGGTCGCCCACCCGTTCCGTTGGCTTGCGGTCATTGCTGCAATTGCCCCGCCAAGCCCTCGCACCGTTTACGCGCTGCACCCTAGAGGGTTCGCGGGGCAGTTTCGGCGCTCCGCGACGTCGACAAGGTATTATTTAGAAGTGCCCATTACCGACAAGCTTGCCGACTGGCCTGACGAACGCATTTGGGCGGAGCTGGAAGAGCGCATGGCTATTCCCGACCAGTTACCCCTGGTTCGCGGCAATCTCATCGAGCGGGATTTCCTCGATCTGCGCGTTCGTGTTCGCGAACCGATGCAGCGGGGCCGTATATTCCTCGCCGGTGATGCAGCTCATATGGTGACGCCGGCGGGTGCGAAAGGCATGAATATGGCTATTCAGGATGCGATCGAACTCGCGGCCGGCCTATGTGAACGTTACGGCGGCGCTGCCAATGGCGACCGCCTCGGGAGTTACACCGCTTCGCGGCTCCCGGACATCTGGCGGTATCAGGAGTTCTCAAACTGGATGCTTAGCATTCTTCATGCCGGACCTGCCGGGCAGACGGACAAACAGGACTTTGTTCATCGATTGCGCCGCGCGCGGCTTGATCGAATGATCAATGACCCGGTCTACGCCCGTTGGTTCGGACGCACCTACAGCGGCTCTTGAGCCAAACTCGCGCGTGCCAATCAATGTCCGAGATGGGTCAATCGCGGAAGTCGACCGCCTGAACAGCATGTCCGTTCGATGCTCATGAGCGGACATTCGTGAGTTCGCCCGGCATGTCTGCCAAGGGCCAAAAGCCGACTAGTCAAGTGGTGCGTCAAGGCCGCTCGGCAGCATGACTATGATAGCGTTCTGTCCTTCCTCGGGGTGGCGCGAGATGTGTCCTTTCCCATGCGTATCCTCGACGAGAACAGCTTGTCCCGCCGGAAGGCGCCTCACCTCTCCATCGCTCGTTTCAAATTCCACGTGGCCATCCAGCCATATGGCGAGGAGACGATCCGGCGGGTTGTGAAAGCCCACTTCGCACACCCCGGGGGGGATGTGAGAAAAACGGATGCGTGACGCCGGGTAGAAAGCCGAAATTTCAAACGGCGCTTTGTCGGGAAACGCCGGCTTCATCGTCATCGCGATATCGACTTCTCCAAAATGGGATTCCCCGTCGGGCGTTGCATAGATGCGCAGGCACCTCATCCCCGGCCTCCAATCGCTCCATCTAGCTGAGCACATGGTATGGCCTCTGTGTGTGCAAGGCAATGTCGGGGTTGGGTCATTCTCGACCGATTTCAACGTGGCTTGGCGATGTCCGCTTGTTCTCCGGAAGCGGATATCGAACCGCCGGCGTTCATGCGTACGCGCCCCAGTACTCTTTGCTTTCCGAAGTTCGTGTGAGAGCGAGCCGCACCGACGCACGAACTTCGGAATCGGACCACTAGAATTTCCAGTTGATCTCGCCCTTGGCGGTGTGATCGTGCGAATCACGCGCAAGCTGTCCCGAATACATCAGGCCAACGCTGGCGTTGCGCGCCAGGTTGAAGCCGAGGCCCGATTCGACCAGCAACGCATCGCGCGCGATCGGCACGCCGGCAACCGTGAACGGCGTGCCGCCGCCGGAAAACGCCAGCAGCGTTTCCGGCCTCACATCGCCGAACGCGTGCCGCCAGCCGAGCGTGCCGCGCACCGTCAGCGGCTTGCCGTCAGCCAGCGCTACCGCGCCCTCGCCGCGCAGCCCGAGCGTGGTGAAGGCGGTAGCCAAGGCGTCGCCGCCGCCGCTCAGCGCCGCGCTGCCGGTCTCGGTAAAATGGCCGGTGTCGAGATGCACATAGGCCAGCCCCGCGAACGGCTCGAGCGCGACACGGCCGAGCGCGAAGCCGCGGCCGATCTCGCCGAACACCTGGGCGGTGTGGGCGTCGTAGCTCGCCTTGGCGACGTCGAAGAAGCCGGGAAACGCGATCGCGCGATCGGTATCGATGCTGTGCGCGGTGAAGGCGGCGCCGCCGCGCAGAGCCCAGGCGTCAAGCTGGCCGCCGCCATAGAGCGCGAGGTGATAATTGTTGATGGTGGCGGCGGAGCGGCGGTCATCGACATGCAGCAAGGACTGGGTGTAGCCGCCGGCAAAGCCGGCCCGCCAGCGCGCGTCGAAGGTGGCGTCGACACCGGAGATGACGCCGCCGGTCTCGCGCCTGAGCGCGGCGGCATTGCCGTCGCTGCCTGTGTGTCCCCAATCGCCGACCGCTTGCGCCCAGGCGGTCATCACGCTCTCCTGCGGCAAGAATTTCGGCGCTGCCTTGAAGGCCGGTTCGCCCGCGTAGGCCAAGGCGCCGCCGCCGTCGATCGCGACGGCCTGAGGACCGATGCCGGCGAGCGTCACGGACGGTCTGTCCGCGCTGCCGAAAGACTGCCGCAGCCGGCCGATCACGGCGTCACGGACATCGCGTGACTCATCGAGCATTGCGCCCACCGCGCTCGCGTGTAACTCGCCGGAGAGCTGGTCGAACGCAGAACGCGCCTGCGCCGGCGTCGTACTGAAGGCGAGCGCGTTGAACGCCGGCCCGCGGCCGAGGCCGTCTAAGGCGGCCCCCGTCGCGATCTGGTTGCGCGTTTGCGCTGCGCTCGCAAACCGCACATTGTTGCGCGCAAACGTCAGGAACACGTCGTTTGCATCATAGGTCAGGCTGGGCGCGATGAAGGCGAAGCCGCTGGTGCCGGACATGACGCCCGAGAACATGCCGGTCCTTCCTCCCGCGGCGGTCAGAATCGTGTAGGGCGTGTTGAGGAGGAAACCGTTCACCGACGTCAGTCGCACGGTTCCGCCGGAAAGATTGGCTGCTCCACTCGCAACGATCCTGTCGCTCCGTCCGGCCGCGTTGAGGTCGAGGGCGTAGATGGCGCCCGGCAGCATAGCCATGCTGCCGGCAATATTGAGTGTGCCGATCGCGCCACCCGCGCCACCGCCAGGCGAGACCGTGCCACCGCCGGCGATCGTGGTCGCGCCGACAGTGCCGGCGCCGGCGAGCGTGCCGCCGCCGTTGACGCTCACTGCGGATTGCGCGATCGAGCCGTTGACGGCGAGCGTTCCGGCATTGATCGTGGTGGCGCCCGTGTAGGTGTTAACACCTGACAGCGTCAGCGTGCCGGTGCCGACCTTGGCAAGGCCGCCGCCGGTGCCGCTGATGACGCCGGACACCTCCGTGGAGAGATTGTTGGAGCCGACCGTCAGCGTTTTTGCGCCGAACACGTAAGACCCCGCCCCCTCGATGGAGCCCGCCGTCGTGCCGGCGCTTGTCAAATGCGACATATCGAACACGCCGCCGGCAGCGGTGATGAAACGCGCATTACCCCCCGTGGCTTGAGCACTAAAGAATGTCTGCCCACCGGCGTTGTTGATGATCGTTGCATTGCCGGCGCTGCTGGCATCACCAAAAAAGAGGCTGCCGTTGCTGAAGTTCGTGATATGGGCATTGGCGGCGGTACTGGAAAATTCAAAATTCACAATTCTGTTGTTCGTGATGCTTGCGTTGGCAGCCGTGCTGCTGCCGGCGAAAATCACGTCGCCGCCAGGGTTGGCAATGACCGCGTTAGCCGCCGTGCTGATGTCCTGAAAGGTCAGAGAGAAGCCGTTGGTGATATGGGCGTTGCCAGCCGAGCTGGTGTTGAAAAAAAGTATCTCGGAAACAATAGAATTGAGACTGTTGATGGTGGCGTTGCCGGCCGAGCTGCTGTCCGCAAAGTGAACGGTGCTGCCGTTGTTGATCGTGGCATTGCCCGCGGTGCTGGTGTTGCTGAAGAATGCCCCGCCAGAAGTCGTGTTGATGATGGCGTTGCCGGCCGAACTGGCGTTACTAAAACTAATCCCGCTATCGAAAACCGGAGCAAAGTTTGAATTGTTGACGATTCCCCGGTCGGTAAAATTCAAGCCCACACTGAACCTGTAGGCCGGCGCATCGCTGTTCAACACAATCGTGCCAACCGAGACTATTTGCAGAGCCGTGATCGCGGTCTGGCTGGAGGCACCGAAGGTCGCCGTCCCCGTCGGCGGGAAGTTGGAACTCCAGTTGGCGGAATCGGTCCAGTCGTTCGAGACAGGATGGGCGCTCCACGTCGCGTCCTGCGCCTGGCCCGTCCGCGGCATCAGGATTGCGCCGAGCAGCAACGCCCAGAGCATGACGCGGGCCATCGAACCCGCGCGCGCGCCTATCCGGCATGGAACAATCGCGCCGGCCGGCGTCCTGTCCTGTTCTGAGACCTGCACCCCAAAGACCTGCACCCCAAACTCCCTCGTCGACTCCTGGGGATACGACGTGTAGGGATGGCCGATTGAGCCTGCTTGGG
This Bradyrhizobium sp. CCBAU 53421 DNA region includes the following protein-coding sequences:
- a CDS encoding autotransporter domain-containing protein, producing the protein MQVFGVQVSEQDRTPAGAIVPCRIGARAGSMARVMLWALLLGAILMPRTGQAQDATWSAHPVSNDWTDSANWSSNFPPTGTATFGASSQTAITALQIVSVGTIVLNSDAPAYRFSVGLNFTDRGIVNNSNFAPVFDSGISFSNASSAGNAIINTTSGGAFFSNTSTAGNATINNGSTVHFADSSSAGNATINSLNSIVSEILFFNTSSAGNAHITNGFSLTFQDISTAANAVIANPGGDVIFAGSSTAANASITNNRIVNFEFSSTAANAHITNFSNGSLFFGDASSAGNATIINNAGGQTFFSAQATGGNARFITAAGGVFDMSHLTSAGTTAGSIEGAGSYVFGAKTLTVGSNNLSTEVSGVISGTGGGLAKVGTGTLTLSGVNTYTGATTINAGTLAVNGSIAQSAVSVNGGGTLAGAGTVGATTIAGGGTVSPGGGAGGAIGTLNIAGSMAMLPGAIYALDLNAAGRSDRIVASGAANLSGGTVRLTSVNGFLLNTPYTILTAAGGRTGMFSGVMSGTSGFAFIAPSLTYDANDVFLTFARNNVRFASAAQTRNQIATGAALDGLGRGPAFNALAFSTTPAQARSAFDQLSGELHASAVGAMLDESRDVRDAVIGRLRQSFGSADRPSVTLAGIGPQAVAIDGGGALAYAGEPAFKAAPKFLPQESVMTAWAQAVGDWGHTGSDGNAAALRRETGGVISGVDATFDARWRAGFAGGYTQSLLHVDDRRSAATINNYHLALYGGGQLDAWALRGGAAFTAHSIDTDRAIAFPGFFDVAKASYDAHTAQVFGEIGRGFALGRVALEPFAGLAYVHLDTGHFTETGSAALSGGGDALATAFTTLGLRGEGAVALADGKPLTVRGTLGWRHAFGDVRPETLLAFSGGGTPFTVAGVPIARDALLVESGLGFNLARNASVGLMYSGQLARDSHDHTAKGEINWKF